The Vreelandella piezotolerans genomic interval TTTTCCAGCCACCGTGTGCCAAGTCATCGTGCGTCACGCGCCTGACTTCGATGAGACCACGTTGGAAGTCGTGGATAGTCGCAATGGTCGTTTCCAGTCCGTTCGAGTCACCATCGTGGCTACAGGGGAGCAGCAGTTGAGCCAACTGTTCGACGAGCTGAAGGCCACTGGCCGCGTGCACATGGTGGTATGACCATGACCGACGACGCCCCGATTGCTCTGCATCGCCTCGGCCATCGCCCCTATCTACCAGTATGGGAAGCCATGCGTGAGCTTACCGACACGCGCGATGAAAACACGGCGGATCAATTTTGGCTGGTCGAGCATGAGCCTGTATTTACCCAAGGGCAGGCGGGCAAGCCAGAACACCTGTTGATGCCGGGCGATATTCCCGTGGTCAATACCGACCGGGGCGGACAGGTTACCTATCACGGGCCGGGGCAGGTGGTCCTCTATCCGCTGCTGGACGTGCGTCGGGGCAAGATCGGCGTGCGCGACTTGGTCACGGCGCTCGAAAATGCAGTGATCGACGTGCTAGACGCGTATGGAGTGCGCGGCTGGGCCAAGCCCGATGCGCCGGGGGTTTACGTAGAAACGGCCATGGGGGAGGCCAAAATCGCCTCGCTCGGCCTGCGTATTCGTCGTGGGGCCAGCTACCATGGCGTCGCGCTGAACGTCGACGGCGACCTGTCGCCATTTGCGCGTATCAATCCTTGTGGCTACGCGGGTATGCAGGTCACTCGTCTTGCCGATTTGGTCGATCTCTCTCATGGACAAGACGGGGCTAATGTTAAAGACGTTGGCGAACGGCTTGCGCAGGCGTTGGCCGCGCGACTGAAGCGTAGCCTGGTAGTGCCTGCGTAACGAAGACTGCCTGCAGAGCGCTGTATGCAGGCAGTCCGCGGCGAGTTAGCCGACGTTGAAGGCGGGGATGCGGTTGCTGTCCGGCTCTTGACCTGGAATGGCCGCAGGAGCGGCAAGACCCAAGTTGTTCTTTTCGAACACGCGGTCTGCCCGGTAGCTGGAGCGCACCAGCGGGCCAGAAGGCACTTCCATGAAGCCTTTCTCAAGTCCCAGTACGCGATAGCGCTCGAACTCGTCGGGGCTGACCCAGCGCTCCACCGCTAGGTGGTTTTTCGTCGGGCGCAGGTACTGCCCCAGCGTCACGATATCGACACCAATCTCACGCAAATCGTCGAAGGTTTGCAGGATCTCTTCGTCCGTTTCTCCCAGCCCCAACATCAAGCTGGTTTTGGTGATGATGTCGGGGCGATACTGCTTGGCGTGGGCCAATACGTCGAGCGTTTTGCGGTAGCCAGCGCGAGGGTCGCGCACTTTGCTGGTCAGCCGCTCGACGGTTTCGACGTTTTGGGCAAACACCTCCAATCCCGAGTCCACTACGCGCTCGATGGCAGATTTGTCGCCATCGAAATCGGGTGTGAGAGCTTCCACGACGACATCGGGCGTGCGCGCTTTGATGGCACGGATGCAGTTGGCGTAGTGAGTGGCACCACCGTCGTCGAGGTCGTCGCGGTCGACGGAGGTCAGCACGATATAGCGCAGCCCCATCAGCTCGACGGACTTCGCGGTGTTCTCGGGCTCTTCGTGGTCCAGCCAGCCTTTCGGGTTGCCCGTGTCCACCGCGCAGAATCGGCAGGCACGCGTGCATACGGAACCCATTAGCATGATGGTCGCGGTGCCGTTGCTCCAGCACTCGCCCATGTTAGGGCAGTGGGACTCGGCGCAAACGGTGCTCAGGCGGTGAGTGGCCACGTTTTTCTTCACGGCTTCGAATCGCTCGCCGCCGGGAATTTGCGCGCGCAGCCACTTAGGCTTGCGCTCGAGTGACGGGGCATCCACCTGCGCTTTGCGCTGCTTCATGCCGTCTTTGATCACCGTCATGCCGTGTTCGTTACGGAATTTTTCGCCGCTGGGCACGCGCTGGGAAGGGGTGTTGCTCATAGGAGAGAGCCTCTCTACTGTGCGGCTGGCAAAGGGAACGATCGCACGAGGTACGCTGCAAACCACGTTTGTCTAACGGAGTCGCTCGGCGACTGCCTGCCATGCCCTGAGTAACGCTAACTGATACGTAGGTTGTAGATAATGTAACATATCTGAACATCAACAAGACACCGTGTACCGCTACTCATCGTTTGCCAATGAGAGAGGGGGTAGGCAGGAAACGCCATGACTGGGTAGCGGGCTAGCCGGGGCCTGAAAGTGGCGCTGGAACTCGCCTAGATGCTCACGGACGAAGCGTAAGAAAAGCTCGGCCACTGGCGTCGGGAAGTGGTCGCGGCGATACACCGTGCACCAAGCGCGGCGAATGGGGAAGTTGGGCAGTGCCAGGGTGGCTAGCAACCCCTGTTCGAGCTCGCGCTGTACGGCTAAACGGGGCAACACGGCGACGCCCAGGTGAGCCATGACTCCCTGTTTGATAGCTTCGTTGGTGCCCAGCTCGATACGGTGGGCCAGCCCCACTTCCTGATCCACGGCGAGCTGCTCGAAGGCACTGCGCACCCCTGATCCTGGTTCGCGCATCAGCACGAAATGCCGCGCGAAATCGACCAGCGTCGGGCGAGGCATGCTGAGCAGTGGATGCTCTGGCCATACCACCGCTACCAATTCGTTTTCGAGGATCGGCATGACCACTAAGCCATCGTCCTCGGGCACCATGGCCATGATAACGATGTCATCCTGCTGCTCGGCCAGCCGTTCGAGTGCCTGACTGCGATTGCAGACCTTTAGCCGTAGCTGCACGTCTGGATAGCGTGAGCGAAATTTAGCCAGCACATAGGGCACGACATACTGCGCGGAGGAGACGGCAGCGACGTTCAACTTGCCGCTGATTTTGCCGTTAATGTCTGAAAGGCTCATTTGTAGACGAGAGAGCTGCCCAAAAATTTCCCGGGTCGAGAGCGCCAACGTATCGGCAGCAGGGAGAGCGTGAAGTGTTTTTCCCGCGTACTTGAACAGCGGCTGCCCAACGGCTTGCTCTAGCTGACGCATCTGCGCACTCACGGCAGGTTGGGTCAAGCCTAGCTGCTCGGCCGCTCGGGAGTAAGAGCGTTGACGATGTACCGCTTGAAACACCTGCAACTGACGGAACGTTAAGCGGTTGAGCAGCGTGGGGGATGACATAATTACCTCGGGGTAAGCTTCCTCTAGGTGAGATGCGCAGGCGCTTTGCGTGCCACTGCTAGCGATAAGCGCGGCGTCATCGGTGAAATGCTACCACTGATTGAGCGCTACCGCTTTGAAAGCTGGGGTTACGACTCTGGTGCGGGTGGCTTAAAGAGGGGCAAGTACAAAAGCGGGCGGTAATCATCGACGTTAGGCAGGGAGTGGCCTAAACTATATTGCATTGCAGCATCATTGCTTCGGGACGGGTGCCCAGCATCAACCCAACGGGAGACTCTATGAACTTTCTCGCAAACCCACTACTGGCGTCGACATCGAGCAGTGACACGCTCGCAAGCATGATGGACCCCTTTGGGTTCGGACGTGCGGCCATGAACTACTGGCGAGATAGCGTCGAGCGTAACATTCTTTACTGGGATGTCATGCGTGAACGCGGTAACCAATACCTAGCGCACATGGAGCAGACCAAGCCCAATGTGTTGGGGTTCGAGACAGAAGTTTTGATGGATGGGCGTACGCTGCCCAACCCGACGAACTATGAGCTGCTGCGCGTTCTTCCGCCTAGTAATGTCCAGGTCGACCCACAAAAACGTCCCTTCGTGGTGGTCGATCCCCGCGCGGGCCATGGTCCTGGGATCGGCGGTTTCAAGCCGGACAGCGAGCTTGGTGTTGCCTTGAAAGCGGGACATCCTTGCTACTTCATTGGCTTCTTGCCTTTCCCTGAGCCGGGCCAAACCGTCGAGGACGTGGTCGAGGCGGAAGTGGCGTTTTTACGCCACGTCATCGAGCTGCACCCAGAAACCACCGAAAAACCCATGGTGGTCGGCAACTGTCAGGCAGGCTGGCAGATCATGATGGCGGCCGCTTTGGAGCCCGATGTCTTCGGCCCGATCCTGATTGCCGGAGCACCGCTCTCTTAT includes:
- a CDS encoding HP0495 family protein — its product is MKKGAKQGLRDLRQPVAKEPPKITFPCDYPLKVVGDAADDFPATVCQVIVRHAPDFDETTLEVVDSRNGRFQSVRVTIVATGEQQLSQLFDELKATGRVHMVV
- the lipB gene encoding lipoyl(octanoyl) transferase LipB; translated protein: MTDDAPIALHRLGHRPYLPVWEAMRELTDTRDENTADQFWLVEHEPVFTQGQAGKPEHLLMPGDIPVVNTDRGGQVTYHGPGQVVLYPLLDVRRGKIGVRDLVTALENAVIDVLDAYGVRGWAKPDAPGVYVETAMGEAKIASLGLRIRRGASYHGVALNVDGDLSPFARINPCGYAGMQVTRLADLVDLSHGQDGANVKDVGERLAQALAARLKRSLVVPA
- the lipA gene encoding lipoyl synthase; its protein translation is MSNTPSQRVPSGEKFRNEHGMTVIKDGMKQRKAQVDAPSLERKPKWLRAQIPGGERFEAVKKNVATHRLSTVCAESHCPNMGECWSNGTATIMLMGSVCTRACRFCAVDTGNPKGWLDHEEPENTAKSVELMGLRYIVLTSVDRDDLDDGGATHYANCIRAIKARTPDVVVEALTPDFDGDKSAIERVVDSGLEVFAQNVETVERLTSKVRDPRAGYRKTLDVLAHAKQYRPDIITKTSLMLGLGETDEEILQTFDDLREIGVDIVTLGQYLRPTKNHLAVERWVSPDEFERYRVLGLEKGFMEVPSGPLVRSSYRADRVFEKNNLGLAAPAAIPGQEPDSNRIPAFNVG
- a CDS encoding LysR family transcriptional regulator, producing the protein MSSPTLLNRLTFRQLQVFQAVHRQRSYSRAAEQLGLTQPAVSAQMRQLEQAVGQPLFKYAGKTLHALPAADTLALSTREIFGQLSRLQMSLSDINGKISGKLNVAAVSSAQYVVPYVLAKFRSRYPDVQLRLKVCNRSQALERLAEQQDDIVIMAMVPEDDGLVVMPILENELVAVVWPEHPLLSMPRPTLVDFARHFVLMREPGSGVRSAFEQLAVDQEVGLAHRIELGTNEAIKQGVMAHLGVAVLPRLAVQRELEQGLLATLALPNFPIRRAWCTVYRRDHFPTPVAELFLRFVREHLGEFQRHFQAPASPLPSHGVSCLPPLSLANDE